A genome region from Alkalimarinus coralli includes the following:
- a CDS encoding DUF938 domain-containing protein, which translates to MKPIAEACLRNQQPIADVLGNVLRDATTVLELGSGTGQHGVYLAERFRHLKWQPSDLRACLPGMKLWWQEAQLDNLCEPIELDVTQNHWPVAMAYDAVFTANTIHFVGWHIAEALLTGGAKALKQGGVFCIYGPFNEGGKYTGEGNRQFDKWLKARDPDSGIKDIETVQDTLASFNLTLRERHQMPANNLMLVFQ; encoded by the coding sequence ATGAAACCGATTGCTGAAGCCTGTTTAAGAAACCAACAGCCTATTGCCGATGTTCTGGGAAATGTTTTGCGTGATGCCACAACGGTATTGGAACTAGGCAGCGGCACTGGGCAACATGGCGTATATTTGGCTGAGCGTTTCCGCCACCTGAAATGGCAACCCAGCGATTTAAGGGCGTGTTTGCCAGGAATGAAGCTATGGTGGCAAGAGGCTCAGCTGGATAACCTGTGTGAGCCCATTGAGCTAGATGTTACGCAAAACCACTGGCCGGTTGCGATGGCCTATGATGCGGTGTTTACAGCGAATACGATTCATTTTGTCGGCTGGCACATTGCAGAGGCTTTGCTAACAGGTGGTGCAAAGGCGTTAAAGCAGGGTGGTGTATTTTGTATTTATGGGCCGTTCAATGAGGGAGGAAAATATACAGGGGAAGGCAATCGTCAATTCGATAAGTGGTTAAAAGCGAGAGACCCGGATAGCGGTATTAAGGATATTGAAACGGTGCAGGATACCTTGGCCTCATTTAATTTAACGCTTAGAGAGCGACATCAGATGCCTGCTAATAACCTTATGTTGGTTTTTCAGTAG
- a CDS encoding TonB-dependent receptor plug domain-containing protein — translation MGKAIQGDIRCSLLALLLTNAGVAVAVENEVDDQVLSALEEEVLWLQEETYVTTATKTLEDIKKSGATVSVLTSEDLKNMGARNLMDGLKRIPGFGINKINIGLPSVEVRGVKTEYSEKVLFLINGHPTNNNLVNGGGTWSFHNFIVDDIKRVEIVRGPGSALYGANAFVAVINIITKRSPDVNGTILSAAGGSGDTKKFNVLTGNRVGDVDFAINLNAYDTDGFGEHVESDSVGASGNTNDWNERYELGINLDYAGLSLHGKYLKRNSGPYVGAVNALNDNSEQQYEEYFVELGYVSSLSSNTSLSSKVYYDHFASDNNWEIYPAGAIPAFPNGMWGRSPITQERIGGEVQAEHILGQHKLLAGVMAEHQSQFDVQFFANFNPVTGAPLGAIEDISNRWNWNGSHNRNISAIYLQDIWDMQENVRLIIGGRYDNYSDFGSSFNPRTSLTWEFVENYNIVAVYGSAFRAPTFGELYNTNNPLIEGNPEVQPEEIDTFELGVNGDVTKRLNFRVTGFRNNIENLIAAAPSASSSAVNVSGNVGKLKVNGIEMELKSRLREGSSVALNYTYQYPVNELTNERAPDVPLHKANASFNYRHSKFFNSYVGVLYRGSTSRAASDPRSDVPDSVTTDIALNWQNYITNLEVTASVYNLFDVQYEDASPSGVMISDFPRDGVSFMLEARYKL, via the coding sequence ATGGGAAAGGCGATACAGGGTGACATAAGGTGTTCACTACTGGCATTACTGTTGACCAATGCGGGTGTGGCAGTTGCAGTAGAAAATGAAGTAGATGATCAGGTTTTATCTGCGCTGGAAGAGGAGGTTCTTTGGCTGCAAGAAGAGACTTATGTCACAACGGCAACAAAGACTTTGGAAGATATTAAAAAGAGTGGTGCGACTGTCTCGGTGCTGACATCTGAAGACTTGAAAAATATGGGGGCGCGAAACTTAATGGATGGGCTGAAGCGTATTCCTGGCTTTGGCATTAATAAAATTAATATAGGGTTACCATCTGTTGAGGTTCGAGGGGTTAAAACAGAATACAGTGAAAAAGTGCTTTTTCTTATAAACGGGCACCCAACCAATAACAATTTGGTTAATGGTGGAGGAACGTGGTCGTTTCACAATTTTATAGTGGACGATATTAAACGAGTCGAAATAGTCAGGGGGCCAGGCTCTGCGCTCTATGGAGCAAATGCATTTGTTGCGGTGATTAATATTATTACCAAGCGCTCTCCAGATGTTAACGGAACCATTCTATCTGCGGCCGGTGGAAGTGGCGACACTAAGAAGTTTAATGTGCTGACAGGGAACAGGGTTGGAGATGTTGATTTTGCGATCAACCTTAATGCCTATGATACCGATGGATTTGGTGAGCATGTTGAATCAGATTCTGTTGGCGCATCAGGCAATACTAATGACTGGAACGAGCGCTATGAGCTGGGCATCAATCTGGATTATGCCGGTTTATCGCTTCATGGCAAATACTTGAAACGCAATAGTGGCCCTTATGTCGGGGCTGTTAATGCACTCAATGATAACTCTGAACAGCAATATGAAGAGTATTTTGTTGAGCTGGGGTATGTCAGCTCTTTGAGCAGTAATACTAGCCTGAGTAGCAAGGTTTATTATGATCACTTTGCTTCCGATAACAACTGGGAAATATACCCCGCCGGAGCTATTCCTGCATTTCCCAACGGAATGTGGGGAAGATCTCCGATAACTCAAGAGAGAATTGGTGGCGAGGTTCAGGCAGAGCACATCTTGGGTCAGCATAAGCTGCTTGCCGGTGTTATGGCCGAGCATCAGAGCCAGTTCGATGTGCAGTTTTTTGCAAACTTTAACCCGGTTACAGGGGCCCCATTAGGCGCTATCGAGGATATATCAAATCGATGGAACTGGAATGGAAGTCACAATAGGAACATTAGTGCCATTTATCTGCAAGACATATGGGATATGCAAGAAAATGTCAGGCTGATTATTGGCGGTAGATATGATAACTATAGTGATTTTGGCAGCTCTTTTAACCCGCGAACAAGCCTTACATGGGAGTTTGTAGAAAACTATAACATAGTAGCTGTCTATGGCTCAGCATTTAGAGCCCCCACATTTGGGGAGCTTTATAACACGAATAACCCACTGATAGAGGGCAATCCGGAAGTTCAGCCTGAAGAAATTGACACCTTTGAATTAGGTGTTAACGGAGATGTAACGAAAAGATTGAACTTTCGTGTTACTGGTTTTAGAAATAATATTGAGAACCTTATTGCGGCTGCGCCTTCGGCTTCTTCATCTGCAGTTAATGTTTCGGGTAATGTGGGAAAGCTGAAAGTAAACGGTATTGAGATGGAGCTTAAGTCCAGGCTCAGAGAAGGGTCAAGTGTTGCTCTAAACTATACGTACCAATACCCGGTCAATGAGCTTACAAATGAGCGTGCCCCTGATGTGCCGTTGCACAAGGCAAACGCATCATTTAATTACAGGCACTCAAAATTCTTTAATAGTTATGTGGGGGTTCTATACAGAGGAAGCACCAGCAGAGCTGCCAGCGATCCTCGTTCAGATGTCCCTGATTCAGTGACCACCGACATTGCGCTTAACTGGCAAAACTATATAACGAACCTTGAGGTTACGGCATCTGTTTACAACTTATTTGATGTGCAGTATGAAGATGCCTCACCTTCGGGTGTAATGATATCGGACTTTCCCAGAGACGGAGTCAGCTTTATGCTCGAAGCCCGCTATAAACTGTGA
- a CDS encoding DUF3820 family protein, producing the protein MFDKQDLVKLAKVKMPFGKYSGRVLIDLPEEYLLWFAKKGFPEGALGHLLKLALEVHIHGLTHIIKPLKTMDID; encoded by the coding sequence ATGTTTGATAAACAAGATTTGGTCAAACTGGCTAAAGTGAAGATGCCCTTCGGCAAATACAGTGGCCGCGTGCTAATTGATCTGCCTGAAGAGTATCTGCTTTGGTTTGCAAAAAAAGGCTTTCCCGAGGGGGCACTAGGCCACTTATTAAAGCTCGCTTTAGAAGTTCATATCCATGGGCTAACCCATATTATCAAGCCCCTCAAAACAATGGATATTGACTGA
- a CDS encoding FKBP-type peptidyl-prolyl cis-trans isomerase: MSDKGEIKLDTYEQKVSYGFGWQFGRQLHKNNFEGLDINAVVAAIKQCYEGQPSLLNDKELDKAYDAVKDKMKAAKAEQEKNLKALNEQFLAENAKREGVTVTESGLQYEVIEEGTGAKPAATSVVRTHYHGSFINGQVFDSSVTRNEPAEFALSEVIPGWTEALQMMKVGSKWRIAVPASIGYGEAGSPPVIPGGSTLVFEINLLDIVE, translated from the coding sequence ATGAGCGACAAAGGTGAGATTAAGCTGGACACGTACGAGCAAAAAGTCAGTTATGGGTTCGGCTGGCAATTTGGTCGCCAGTTGCATAAAAATAATTTCGAAGGGCTCGACATCAACGCGGTTGTAGCAGCAATTAAACAGTGCTACGAAGGTCAACCCAGTCTGCTCAACGACAAAGAACTCGACAAAGCCTATGACGCTGTTAAAGACAAAATGAAAGCGGCCAAAGCTGAGCAGGAAAAAAACCTTAAAGCGCTTAACGAACAGTTTCTGGCAGAAAATGCCAAGCGAGAAGGCGTCACCGTTACTGAATCAGGTCTGCAATATGAAGTAATAGAAGAGGGAACAGGGGCCAAACCAGCCGCCACATCGGTTGTACGCACCCACTACCATGGCTCATTTATTAATGGCCAGGTATTTGATAGTTCCGTGACACGCAACGAACCTGCAGAGTTTGCACTCAGTGAGGTCATTCCCGGTTGGACAGAAGCCCTGCAAATGATGAAGGTGGGCAGTAAGTGGCGTATCGCAGTACCCGCCAGCATCGGCTATGGTGAAGCCGGTTCCCCCCCTGTTATTCCCGGCGGTAGCACGCTTGTGTTTGAAATTAACTTACTCGACATAGTCGAATAA
- a CDS encoding lipase family alpha/beta hydrolase yields the protein MRKLMLTMMCLSLAMVASNSHAWWGYTKTKYPIVLVHGVTGFDTLGGLVNYFHKVPYNLERDGAKVYTVSVSFVNSSEARGEQLANFISGLGESKVNLMAHSQGAPTSRVAASIVPSKIASITSINGVNYGSKVADVVRDIIPPGSSVEGGADAIAIALGNIVGELSSSSNPQDGIAALETLTTRGTIALNDALGWKGVNRTYCSGSSENVLISGNNIKMFSWSGKTPWTNILDPADAFLLITSNAFGWGEDNDGLVAACATKMGKVISTSYELNHVDAINHLFGVRSIWTNPISLYRSQANRLKNKGL from the coding sequence ATGCGTAAACTCATGCTCACAATGATGTGCTTATCTCTTGCGATGGTCGCGTCAAACTCTCATGCCTGGTGGGGATATACAAAAACTAAATACCCCATTGTGCTGGTTCATGGTGTGACCGGGTTTGACACCCTTGGCGGCCTTGTAAACTACTTCCACAAAGTTCCATATAACCTCGAACGTGATGGTGCAAAGGTGTACACGGTGAGTGTTTCATTTGTAAACTCAAGTGAAGCGCGAGGTGAACAGCTAGCCAATTTTATATCTGGTCTGGGGGAAAGTAAGGTTAACCTGATGGCTCATAGCCAGGGCGCACCTACTTCTCGTGTAGCTGCTTCAATTGTACCGAGTAAAATTGCTTCTATTACCTCGATTAACGGCGTCAACTATGGCTCTAAAGTGGCGGATGTTGTTCGTGACATCATCCCACCAGGCTCTAGTGTCGAAGGTGGTGCAGATGCTATTGCAATAGCACTGGGGAATATTGTTGGAGAGCTCTCTTCAAGCAGCAACCCTCAGGATGGCATTGCTGCCTTGGAAACACTGACCACTCGCGGCACTATCGCACTTAATGATGCGCTTGGCTGGAAAGGCGTTAACCGTACCTATTGCAGTGGTTCTTCTGAAAACGTATTGATTAGTGGCAATAATATAAAAATGTTCTCATGGAGTGGTAAGACTCCGTGGACCAACATATTGGACCCTGCGGATGCATTTTTGCTTATTACCTCCAACGCCTTTGGTTGGGGAGAGGATAATGATGGTTTGGTTGCCGCTTGTGCGACCAAAATGGGGAAGGTTATCAGCACCAGTTACGAGCTTAACCACGTAGATGCCATTAACCACCTTTTTGGTGTCCGTTCTATCTGGACTAACCCAATCTCATTGTACCGAAGTCAGGCCAACCGCCTTAAAAACAAAGGACTGTAG
- the fic gene encoding protein adenylyltransferase Fic — protein sequence MTWQPDQPFNDIPLLPPPKDATESITVLKACISARAALAELKQAGELLPNQALLINLLPLLEAKDSTEIENIVTTSDKLFQYAQEETAADPSTKEALQYRTALYEGFVQLSERPLCTNTAVQVCSTIKATHMDIRKVPGTTLSNQATGQTIYTPPAGETRLRDLLANWEQFIHAEEEDPLTKTDPLIKMAVSHYQFEAIHPFTDGNGRTGRILNMLYLIEQRLLTLPILYLSRYILQNRAEYYRLLTKVTSDGAWEEWILYMLKAVEQTANWTTQKIAAVRKLMEHTGDFIREALPKIYSHELVQVIFEQPYCRIANLVEKDIAKRQTASVYLKQLVEIGVLNEIQVGKEKLFVHPKLIQLMTLDNNEITRYDQ from the coding sequence ATGACATGGCAGCCAGACCAGCCTTTCAATGATATCCCATTGCTTCCCCCGCCAAAGGACGCCACTGAATCCATTACTGTTTTAAAAGCGTGTATTTCTGCGCGGGCAGCCCTGGCGGAGTTGAAGCAGGCGGGTGAGTTATTACCTAATCAAGCGCTATTGATTAACTTGCTGCCTCTACTCGAAGCGAAAGACAGTACCGAAATTGAGAATATAGTTACAACGTCTGATAAGTTATTCCAGTACGCTCAAGAAGAAACTGCAGCTGACCCTTCCACCAAAGAGGCTTTACAGTACAGAACTGCTTTATATGAAGGTTTCGTTCAGTTAAGCGAGAGGCCCTTGTGTACTAATACTGCAGTGCAGGTGTGTAGCACCATTAAAGCCACACACATGGATATCCGAAAAGTACCAGGTACCACATTAAGCAACCAGGCAACGGGCCAAACTATTTATACTCCACCTGCCGGAGAGACGCGTCTACGTGACTTGTTGGCTAATTGGGAGCAGTTTATACATGCAGAAGAAGAGGATCCTTTAACTAAAACAGATCCCTTAATCAAAATGGCGGTCAGCCACTATCAATTTGAGGCAATTCACCCCTTTACTGATGGCAATGGCCGGACAGGGCGCATTCTGAATATGCTTTACCTGATAGAGCAGAGGTTGTTAACCCTGCCGATTCTGTACCTAAGCCGATATATCTTGCAAAACAGAGCCGAATACTATCGTTTGCTGACGAAAGTCACGAGTGATGGGGCTTGGGAAGAGTGGATTTTATATATGCTGAAAGCTGTCGAGCAAACAGCCAATTGGACGACGCAGAAAATAGCCGCTGTTCGTAAATTGATGGAGCATACTGGTGACTTTATCAGAGAGGCTTTACCCAAGATCTATAGTCATGAGTTGGTGCAAGTGATTTTTGAACAGCCGTATTGTCGAATAGCAAACTTGGTAGAGAAGGATATTGCCAAGCGCCAAACTGCATCAGTTTATCTCAAGCAACTAGTAGAGATTGGGGTATTGAACGAAATACAAGTGGGTAAAGAAAAGCTCTTTGTACACCCCAAACTGATTCAATTAATGACGCTCGATAATAATGAAATAACACGCTATGACCAATAA
- a CDS encoding ATP-binding response regulator: protein MSRWIKGLNEEDVKRDLAQGFRNLRFLPAIEKVYQQYYYQWLTKRSRPVGWISLAIFLSYSVLDYQLFPDFVSQWTISIRLFFICPLILILIWLSYQPVKPRLFFALYSGCYFLSGLAVIAIIMSARLQQVYMPYDGLLLLLMYGYFVMRVPFLGAISTSWFIFLLYLAGIHIAEVSQQELVYNSFFLITANIIGGVGSYLQEHSQRTHFLGQLLLEFSHAKAERESEQKTKLVATASHELRQPLHAMNLLAENLSTRLSEDGQRDTMGRLQLSITQLQDLLGSLFDISRLSVGVIKPRNKNVACDELLHMLVTEYQPRCEAAGIQLEIREEANVWAYTDPLLLTRILRNLLENAVKHSQATQVIISLRKSGAGKEERVDILVIDDGIGIAKSEQSNVFKEFNSLARHGSGLGVGLAVVKQLAEILGGELSLTSSQHQGCQFSLRLPVGRIIAQEISSKHGKALAKPAQRPFCQEQRPNQRKRCKQLTIIDDDPEILNSMSSLVKGWSYQVAAFSSPDQALKAAKEHETREALGQTIVPDVIIADYQYLNATNTNGIELIRQLRQCYGVQIPALLLSASTELDLESGVDGDILVAYKPLKPAKLKLILSHLLDIKHQYTVADEAPDGDPEAIVTSPV from the coding sequence ATGTCTCGTTGGATAAAAGGCCTCAATGAAGAGGATGTAAAGCGAGATCTGGCTCAAGGGTTTCGCAACCTGCGCTTTTTGCCAGCCATTGAAAAAGTGTATCAGCAGTATTACTACCAGTGGCTGACAAAACGATCCCGACCGGTGGGTTGGATCAGTTTGGCTATTTTCCTATCGTATTCTGTACTGGACTATCAGTTATTCCCTGACTTTGTTTCGCAGTGGACGATTAGCATCAGGCTGTTTTTTATCTGTCCGCTGATTCTAATATTGATATGGTTGAGCTATCAGCCTGTTAAACCCAGGCTGTTCTTTGCTTTATATAGTGGGTGCTACTTTCTTTCTGGCTTAGCGGTTATCGCCATCATTATGAGTGCTCGATTGCAGCAGGTTTATATGCCTTATGATGGATTGTTATTGCTATTAATGTACGGCTACTTTGTCATGCGGGTGCCTTTCCTTGGGGCAATATCTACTTCGTGGTTTATTTTCCTACTCTATCTTGCCGGAATCCATATCGCAGAGGTCTCGCAGCAGGAGCTGGTTTATAACAGTTTCTTCCTGATCACGGCGAATATTATTGGTGGTGTAGGAAGTTACCTTCAAGAGCACTCCCAGCGCACCCATTTTCTTGGGCAGCTGCTATTGGAATTTTCACATGCGAAAGCCGAGAGGGAGAGCGAGCAGAAAACTAAATTGGTGGCGACGGCTAGCCATGAATTACGACAGCCTCTTCATGCCATGAACCTGTTGGCAGAAAACCTTTCTACAAGGCTTAGTGAAGACGGTCAGCGAGACACCATGGGGCGGCTCCAACTGTCGATTACTCAGTTGCAAGACCTGCTTGGATCGTTATTCGATATCTCCAGATTAAGCGTGGGTGTGATAAAACCACGCAACAAAAATGTGGCGTGTGACGAGCTTCTTCATATGCTTGTTACTGAGTATCAGCCCCGGTGTGAGGCAGCGGGTATTCAGCTGGAGATACGAGAGGAGGCCAATGTGTGGGCCTATACCGACCCCTTGTTATTGACGCGGATATTACGAAATCTGTTAGAGAATGCGGTTAAACATAGTCAGGCGACGCAGGTAATAATTAGCTTGCGTAAATCTGGCGCAGGAAAAGAAGAAAGAGTTGATATTCTGGTTATCGATGACGGTATAGGTATTGCGAAATCAGAGCAGTCCAACGTGTTTAAAGAGTTCAACTCGCTCGCTCGTCATGGTTCTGGGCTAGGAGTGGGCTTGGCGGTGGTTAAACAGTTAGCAGAGATATTGGGTGGTGAGCTGAGTTTAACATCGTCGCAACATCAAGGCTGCCAGTTTTCGTTACGGCTGCCGGTTGGCCGGATAATTGCGCAAGAGATTAGTTCGAAGCACGGGAAGGCATTGGCTAAACCCGCTCAGCGTCCCTTCTGCCAAGAGCAACGCCCAAACCAGAGGAAGCGTTGCAAGCAGCTCACAATTATTGATGATGACCCTGAAATTCTCAACTCAATGTCGAGTCTGGTTAAGGGGTGGAGTTATCAGGTGGCGGCGTTCAGCTCACCTGACCAAGCCCTGAAAGCCGCCAAGGAGCATGAGACGCGGGAGGCGTTAGGGCAAACTATTGTGCCTGATGTGATTATTGCCGATTATCAGTATTTAAATGCAACGAATACCAATGGTATTGAATTGATTCGGCAACTGCGGCAGTGCTACGGGGTGCAGATACCAGCACTGTTGCTATCGGCAAGCACAGAGCTGGATCTTGAATCTGGAGTAGATGGCGATATATTGGTGGCCTATAAACCGCTAAAACCTGCAAAGTTAAAACTGATTCTGAGTCATCTGTTAGATATAAAGCACCAATATACCGTTGCTGATGAGGCCCCGGACGGTGACCCCGAAGCTATTGTAACAAGCCCAGTTTAA
- a CDS encoding lipase secretion chaperone translates to MNNKKRMKTVAVFSVSALAVGIIAGVVSFQQGGEGVEREIAAAESKAPGRNQYDNGQPTLNVRAAIPHSQPNPVSGSEPIATPRQLPRSFAPSLEGTEIDGQLKLDAAGNLVVDIEVKDFFDYFLNTVGEVTPDVAVAEMQKIASSHLPPEAVDQAMQLLGEYLAYKNRAVELMAKPLLPKAQQTKQYQIETLEKTFQTLKSIRRETMSDEAVTAFFALEEAYGEYTLASIKVQNDDTLSVDEKAALTQYYREKLPDIVRKTEETVMADAEKNRAMHQVISSGNEEALKQQLADEGYAEDVANEMIAFQQQQREFDQRYQAYQSEKQQLLGAGLADKDQAYQLELLRARYFNTEKELTQAKVRDLNSSS, encoded by the coding sequence ATGAACAACAAAAAGCGGATGAAAACGGTTGCGGTGTTCAGTGTGTCTGCGCTTGCCGTAGGTATTATTGCCGGTGTTGTGAGCTTTCAGCAGGGAGGAGAGGGTGTTGAGCGCGAGATCGCGGCAGCAGAGTCAAAGGCTCCTGGCCGCAATCAGTATGATAACGGGCAGCCTACGCTCAATGTTAGAGCGGCTATTCCGCATTCCCAGCCCAACCCAGTCAGTGGTTCTGAACCTATTGCAACACCGCGGCAATTACCCCGCTCATTTGCCCCTTCACTCGAGGGAACCGAGATTGATGGCCAGTTGAAATTAGATGCTGCCGGGAATCTTGTTGTTGATATTGAAGTGAAAGACTTCTTTGATTATTTTCTTAATACCGTAGGCGAAGTGACGCCAGATGTGGCCGTTGCAGAAATGCAAAAAATTGCCTCCAGTCATTTGCCTCCTGAGGCGGTTGACCAGGCAATGCAGCTGCTTGGCGAGTACCTGGCGTATAAAAATCGTGCGGTCGAATTGATGGCAAAACCGCTGCTGCCTAAAGCTCAACAAACCAAACAATATCAGATAGAGACGCTGGAAAAGACGTTTCAGACGCTCAAATCCATTCGCCGTGAAACCATGAGTGATGAAGCGGTTACTGCTTTTTTTGCTTTAGAAGAAGCATATGGAGAGTACACGCTTGCGTCTATTAAGGTTCAAAATGACGACACATTGTCTGTGGACGAGAAAGCTGCGCTGACTCAGTACTATCGGGAAAAACTGCCCGATATAGTTAGAAAGACCGAAGAAACGGTGATGGCTGACGCTGAAAAAAATCGGGCGATGCATCAGGTGATATCGTCGGGCAATGAGGAGGCCCTAAAGCAGCAATTGGCGGACGAAGGATACGCCGAAGATGTCGCCAATGAAATGATTGCTTTTCAGCAGCAACAACGGGAGTTTGACCAGCGTTACCAAGCGTACCAGTCAGAAAAACAACAACTGCTGGGGGCGGGGCTTGCTGATAAAGATCAGGCATATCAGTTGGAGTTGCTGAGAGCACGCTATTTTAATACTGAAAAAGAGCTCACTCAGGCTAAAGTAAGAGACTTAAACAGCTCGTCTTAG
- a CDS encoding response regulator transcription factor — translation MNSNNAMQNTASVRFLVVEDHPLFLEGLTLALQKIPAATVQSVGSTKAAQSVLAQPTDFDLILLDLNLPDGQGLSLLRYIQLKKLFIPVAIISASEEHSDVSSAMAAGAAGFISKANNSTAIVSAIENILAGEPCLPDFYSVDNDTPTTTQYSLTARQADVLTLLAKGLPNKRICQHLELTEHTVKTHLKTLFQILDVHNRTECVQKAVKLGLLQ, via the coding sequence ATGAATTCGAATAATGCGATGCAAAACACTGCATCAGTGCGTTTTCTTGTTGTTGAAGATCACCCTCTGTTTCTGGAGGGGCTAACACTCGCGCTACAAAAAATCCCTGCTGCAACGGTGCAGTCAGTTGGCAGCACTAAAGCAGCACAGTCTGTATTGGCACAACCTACCGATTTCGACCTGATTTTGCTCGACCTTAACCTGCCTGATGGGCAAGGGCTTTCACTGTTACGTTACATTCAATTAAAAAAGCTGTTTATTCCCGTCGCCATTATATCGGCCTCGGAAGAGCATTCAGACGTCTCATCAGCGATGGCTGCCGGGGCGGCAGGATTCATTAGCAAAGCCAACAATAGCACTGCAATAGTCTCAGCCATTGAGAATATATTAGCTGGCGAGCCGTGTTTGCCTGACTTTTACAGTGTAGATAACGACACTCCAACGACCACGCAATATAGCCTTACTGCACGACAAGCAGACGTGCTGACGCTGTTGGCAAAAGGGCTACCCAACAAACGAATTTGCCAGCATTTAGAGCTGACCGAGCACACGGTGAAGACACATCTTAAAACCCTGTTTCAGATACTCGACGTTCATAACCGTACAGAGTGCGTGCAAAAAGCCGTTAAACTGGGCTTGTTACAATAG
- a CDS encoding YoaK family protein: MIRKLPKWVEHGSFLLALVAGLVNSVGLLGFKHQSISHLSGTATLLGTGIANSTFSELFHLSLVLLSFLFGAAISGYFLRSGALKLGRNYSGLLVIESALLFCAVYFLTKNSLYGHYLASSACGLQNALATTYSGAVVRTTHVTGIFTDLGIMLGAKLRGEPFDKRKGLLFMLIIGGFILGGTIGAYLFSMLTFYALFAPAGICLVLASSYSIYRARVVR; encoded by the coding sequence ATGATTAGAAAACTGCCCAAATGGGTCGAGCATGGCTCATTTTTACTTGCACTGGTTGCCGGGTTGGTGAATTCGGTTGGATTGCTTGGGTTCAAGCACCAGTCAATTTCTCATCTCTCTGGTACTGCCACACTACTCGGAACGGGAATTGCCAACTCGACGTTCAGTGAACTCTTCCATCTGTCTCTTGTTCTTTTGAGTTTTCTGTTTGGCGCGGCTATATCCGGCTATTTTTTACGCAGTGGAGCCTTAAAGTTAGGGCGTAATTACAGTGGCCTTCTTGTTATAGAGTCAGCGCTTCTTTTTTGTGCTGTTTATTTCTTAACTAAAAACTCACTATACGGGCATTATCTGGCCTCTAGCGCTTGTGGGTTACAGAATGCGCTTGCCACGACGTATAGTGGTGCCGTTGTCAGGACAACCCATGTGACCGGTATTTTCACAGACTTGGGCATTATGCTCGGGGCAAAATTGCGAGGGGAGCCATTCGACAAAAGAAAGGGCTTGTTGTTTATGCTCATCATTGGCGGGTTTATTCTGGGGGGCACAATCGGCGCGTATCTATTCAGTATGTTGACGTTTTACGCGCTATTTGCTCCTGCGGGTATTTGCCTGGTGCTGGCATCGTCGTATTCAATTTACCGTGCAAGGGTTGTTCGTTAG
- a CDS encoding tautomerase family protein → MIIVYGIKEHLNPIKSKLSQVIHGCMQSALGMPEDKRAHRFIPMAKDDFYYPGGRSDAYTVIEINMMQGREKETQKALIKSLFAEIERQVGISPIDIEITIKEQPAHCWGFRGMTGDEAKLNYNIDV, encoded by the coding sequence ATGATCATCGTGTACGGCATTAAAGAACACTTAAACCCAATAAAATCCAAGTTATCTCAGGTCATTCATGGCTGCATGCAGTCGGCACTGGGCATGCCAGAAGATAAACGTGCCCACCGCTTTATACCTATGGCGAAGGATGACTTTTATTACCCTGGTGGGCGTTCTGATGCCTATACGGTAATTGAAATTAATATGATGCAAGGCCGAGAAAAAGAGACTCAAAAAGCACTCATCAAGTCTTTGTTTGCTGAAATCGAACGCCAAGTTGGTATTTCCCCAATAGACATTGAAATAACCATTAAGGAACAGCCAGCCCACTGTTGGGGGTTTCGAGGAATGACTGGGGATGAAGCAAAGTTAAATTACAATATCGATGTATAA
- a CDS encoding HopJ type III effector protein, which yields MTEDQLIEQLESAPEIVEFDQVISVIADNYQYQPTRFLNGEVVNEAGSNEGSCKLFSFGLINQLSDEEMLACFGKYYRDDVLKNPEGTDHANIRTFMVSGWDGIKFDQPALIAQ from the coding sequence ATGACTGAAGATCAATTGATAGAACAGCTGGAAAGCGCACCTGAAATAGTTGAGTTTGATCAGGTCATCTCCGTCATTGCAGACAACTATCAATACCAGCCTACTCGTTTTTTGAATGGCGAGGTCGTTAACGAAGCCGGCAGTAATGAGGGCTCGTGCAAGCTGTTTTCTTTCGGTTTAATTAACCAGTTATCTGATGAAGAGATGCTCGCTTGCTTTGGTAAGTATTACCGTGATGATGTTCTGAAGAACCCGGAGGGTACAGATCATGCGAATATCAGAACCTTTATGGTCTCTGGCTGGGATGGCATCAAATTTGACCAACCCGCACTTATCGCTCAGTAA